One genomic window of Pelagicoccus enzymogenes includes the following:
- a CDS encoding flagellin yields MSVVINTNTSAIAAKNNLNKSNAMLQNSLARLSSGSKIVNPSDDAGGLAVSMKMSAAIKRTEATSNNIANAQSFLQTQDGALATAGKILDRMSELKTLSEDVTKNTTDKANYNTEFEALKAQLGAVAAESFNGVSLMNSSSMTVKTSEDGSQTVAIAATDFSDDTDGIHTDLIATSSGTTSLGASGITLDKIKTSIENVATLRATNGAQSSRLSFASDMLATNKQNLEAANSRIIDVDVATESTQLARANILVQAGSSMLSQANASSQTALRLIG; encoded by the coding sequence ATGTCAGTTGTAATCAATACAAACACCTCGGCTATCGCCGCGAAGAACAACCTCAACAAGAGCAACGCTATGCTGCAAAACAGCTTGGCACGTCTCTCTAGCGGTTCGAAAATCGTAAACCCATCAGACGACGCTGGTGGACTCGCGGTTTCCATGAAGATGTCGGCTGCTATCAAGCGGACCGAAGCAACTAGCAACAACATCGCGAACGCTCAGTCCTTCCTGCAAACTCAGGACGGTGCCCTCGCAACTGCCGGCAAGATCCTCGATCGCATGTCCGAGCTCAAGACCTTGAGCGAAGACGTGACCAAGAACACTACCGACAAAGCGAACTACAACACTGAGTTCGAAGCCCTCAAGGCGCAGCTCGGAGCTGTCGCTGCCGAATCGTTCAACGGAGTTTCTCTCATGAACAGCAGCAGCATGACTGTTAAGACTTCCGAAGACGGATCTCAAACAGTCGCCATCGCAGCAACGGACTTCTCCGACGACACAGACGGTATCCACACCGACCTTATCGCAACGAGCTCTGGCACGACTTCACTCGGCGCCTCCGGTATCACGCTCGATAAGATCAAGACCTCCATCGAGAACGTGGCTACCCTCCGTGCAACCAACGGTGCGCAGTCCAGCCGACTGAGCTTCGCTTCGGACATGCTCGCAACAAACAAGCAGAACCTCGAAGCTGCAAACAGCCGTATCATCGACGTCGACGTAGCAACGGAATCAACACAGCTCGCCCGTGCCAACATCTTGGTACAAGCTGGTTCTTCCATGCTCTCTCAGGCAAACGCCTCGAGCCAGACCGCTCTTCGTCTCATCGGATAA
- a CDS encoding flagellin, with product MSVVINTNSSAIAASNNLASSNAMLQRSLNRLSSGSAITQPSDDAGGLAVSMKLSATIKRTAAVNTNIQNAQSFLQTQDGALGAVSKVLDRMSELKVLSEDVTKNSADKANYNTEFQQLQKQLSALADETFNGVSLFTGAGTNLAVATTESGDGSVNVKQHDLEGTLGTDLLDGGVSLGHANITIDSIKSAIESVATLRAENGASSNRLTFASDMLTVNKANLEAANSRIIDVDVAEESTQLAKYNVLVQAGSSMLQQANSSTQVALKLLG from the coding sequence ATGTCAGTAGTAATAAACACCAATAGCTCAGCGATAGCTGCGTCTAACAATCTAGCATCCAGCAATGCGATGCTCCAGCGATCCCTAAACCGTTTGTCGAGCGGCTCTGCCATCACGCAGCCCTCCGACGACGCCGGCGGACTCGCTGTATCCATGAAACTCTCCGCTACCATCAAGCGTACGGCAGCAGTTAACACCAACATCCAAAACGCCCAGTCGTTCTTGCAGACTCAGGACGGCGCGCTCGGAGCTGTATCCAAGGTGCTCGACCGTATGTCCGAGCTCAAGGTACTGTCCGAAGACGTCACCAAGAACAGCGCCGACAAGGCGAACTACAACACGGAATTCCAGCAGCTCCAGAAGCAGCTCTCCGCTCTCGCAGACGAGACCTTCAACGGAGTCAGCCTGTTCACAGGCGCTGGCACAAACCTCGCGGTAGCCACGACCGAGTCCGGAGACGGATCCGTAAACGTGAAGCAGCACGACCTCGAAGGCACTCTCGGTACCGACCTCCTGGACGGCGGAGTCAGCCTCGGCCATGCAAACATCACCATCGATAGCATCAAGTCCGCCATCGAAAGCGTCGCAACCCTCAGAGCCGAGAACGGAGCATCGTCAAACCGTCTCACATTCGCCTCTGACATGCTTACGGTCAACAAGGCAAACCTCGAGGCCGCGAACAGCCGCATCATCGACGTCGACGTCGCCGAGGAGTCTACCCAGCTAGCGAAGTACAACGTTCTGGTCCAAGCCGGATCGAGCATGCTCCAGCAAGCTAACTCCTCCACCCAGGTTGCGCTCAAACTTTTAGGTTAA
- a CDS encoding MOSC domain-containing protein, protein MDEAITIHQIYLSSGHDFKGRFNKGRLNNGVQRVDSVECVEGRGLVGDRYFDFKEDYKGQVSLMSAEAIEAMESDLNLKVADRSDFRRNVIVSGADLNALVGIDFRIGEVELRGVEQCRPCFWMDEAIGEGAYAALEGRGGLRCRILKSGVLRKGETTIQTLAR, encoded by the coding sequence ATGGACGAAGCTATCACCATTCACCAAATCTACCTTTCCAGCGGGCATGACTTTAAAGGGCGTTTCAACAAGGGCCGCCTCAACAATGGGGTCCAGCGAGTGGACTCGGTGGAGTGCGTGGAAGGGCGAGGCTTGGTTGGAGATCGCTACTTTGACTTCAAGGAAGACTACAAGGGGCAGGTGAGCCTGATGTCTGCGGAAGCGATCGAGGCGATGGAAAGCGACTTGAACTTGAAGGTGGCGGACCGCAGTGACTTTCGGAGAAACGTCATCGTCAGCGGAGCAGATCTAAACGCCCTCGTGGGGATCGACTTTCGCATTGGCGAGGTGGAGCTCCGCGGAGTAGAGCAGTGCAGGCCTTGCTTTTGGATGGACGAGGCGATTGGCGAAGGGGCTTACGCGGCTTTGGAAGGCCGGGGAGGATTGCGTTGCCGGATTTTGAAAAGCGGCGTTTTGCGCAAGGGCGAAACGACAATCCAAACCCTAGCGCGTTAG
- a CDS encoding motility associated factor glycosyltransferase family protein gives MSQALSAFCERFPLLASRVKAVPASEEPVAAWKESTADVAAVLARWLSGKRFPHDSAIAVSGVGDGSHLEALLELLPAEALVFCAEADPERFKSFLGMPSAEALLKDPRMVFGVGALDDSFFNALATERVVDFTNAEPLIFAPLFNLNESYYEQFFLQFVRQLEMWRKLFGTNLTKSGLWQGNSFRNFHSLMRAPDPIEFGDAFKGLPMIMAGAGPSLDESLDFLRWAQDRAVIVAGNSSIRALVNAGVRPHFVLAADPYPTTDSGFEGVDLGETVLLCSFMVYPAVVQRFGDRIAAWAYNNKVATYFRRVAGRDRIAHVTEQGTISACAFDIAMILGCSSLFFVGQDLAARLDGAMHAADSFYTDKGAADRIALEKCRWMPGNTIEKVPVEEKLFVYLKTFEQLSRIYGKELQIKNRETLRIYNLSRLGARIEHMPYRDFEAAKTLIEPLGVGGVAAGWKATQAKLAESRAGWGRVGKALREFRAYVEEICSHSLKHALALEQGDLPLEVAEAEKAKVDAFIASKPDFEEILRDGQLKMELYVHARAIAKQSRVVDMQSEKSRAEKVKEYFWAVAEGSYQVLAAIDAARQAQKV, from the coding sequence ATGAGCCAGGCCCTGAGTGCGTTTTGCGAGAGATTTCCCTTGCTCGCGAGTCGGGTGAAGGCGGTCCCTGCGAGCGAAGAGCCGGTTGCGGCTTGGAAGGAGTCGACGGCCGATGTCGCCGCCGTGCTCGCGCGTTGGTTGAGCGGAAAGAGATTCCCTCATGATTCCGCCATTGCGGTGAGCGGGGTGGGGGACGGTTCGCATCTGGAGGCTTTGCTGGAACTCTTGCCGGCGGAGGCTTTGGTGTTTTGCGCGGAGGCGGACCCTGAACGATTCAAGTCGTTTTTGGGCATGCCCTCGGCGGAAGCGCTCTTGAAAGATCCGCGGATGGTGTTCGGCGTGGGCGCCTTGGACGATTCTTTCTTCAACGCTCTCGCGACCGAGAGGGTTGTCGACTTCACGAACGCGGAACCCTTGATATTTGCTCCCTTGTTCAATCTGAACGAGTCGTACTACGAGCAGTTCTTCCTGCAGTTCGTGCGGCAGCTCGAAATGTGGCGCAAGCTCTTCGGGACGAACTTGACCAAGTCAGGGCTTTGGCAGGGGAATTCGTTCCGCAACTTCCACTCGCTGATGCGAGCCCCGGACCCGATCGAGTTTGGAGACGCGTTCAAAGGGCTGCCCATGATCATGGCTGGAGCTGGGCCTTCCTTGGACGAGTCCTTGGACTTCTTGCGCTGGGCGCAGGATCGGGCGGTCATCGTGGCCGGCAACTCGTCCATTAGGGCCTTGGTCAATGCCGGGGTGAGGCCGCACTTTGTTCTGGCGGCAGATCCATACCCCACGACGGACAGCGGTTTCGAGGGGGTAGACCTGGGCGAAACCGTCTTGCTCTGTTCCTTCATGGTTTACCCAGCGGTGGTGCAGCGCTTTGGCGATCGCATCGCCGCGTGGGCCTACAATAATAAGGTGGCGACCTATTTCCGGAGGGTCGCGGGGCGGGATCGTATCGCGCACGTGACGGAGCAGGGAACGATCTCCGCCTGCGCTTTCGATATCGCGATGATTCTCGGCTGCTCCAGCCTGTTCTTCGTGGGGCAGGACTTGGCGGCTCGTTTGGACGGGGCGATGCATGCAGCTGATTCGTTCTACACTGACAAGGGCGCGGCGGATCGGATTGCCTTGGAAAAATGTCGCTGGATGCCGGGCAACACGATCGAGAAGGTGCCGGTAGAGGAAAAGCTTTTCGTATACCTGAAAACGTTCGAGCAGCTCAGCAGGATTTACGGCAAGGAGTTGCAGATTAAAAACCGCGAAACCCTGCGCATCTACAACTTGTCCCGTCTCGGAGCGCGCATCGAGCACATGCCTTACCGTGACTTCGAGGCGGCGAAAACTTTAATCGAGCCGCTTGGAGTTGGGGGCGTCGCTGCGGGATGGAAGGCCACTCAAGCGAAGCTCGCTGAAAGCCGAGCCGGTTGGGGTAGAGTCGGAAAGGCCTTGCGGGAATTTCGTGCCTACGTCGAAGAAATCTGTTCCCATTCCTTGAAGCATGCTCTGGCCTTGGAGCAAGGGGACTTGCCTTTGGAGGTGGCGGAAGCGGAAAAGGCCAAGGTCGACGCTTTCATTGCTTCCAAGCCTGACTTCGAGGAAATTCTTCGAGACGGTCAGTTGAAGATGGAGCTGTACGTGCACGCTCGGGCGATTGCCAAGCAATCCCGGGTCGTCGACATGCAATCCGAGAAGTCGCGAGCGGAAAAGGTGAAAGAGTATTTCTGGGCGGTGGCGGAGGGAAGCTACCAGGTGCTTGCGGCGATCGATGCAGCAAGGCAGGCTCAGAAGGTATAG
- the mobA gene encoding molybdenum cofactor guanylyltransferase, with amino-acid sequence MKREILGVVMCGGASARMGRDKASLEVRPGEEQLERQLRLLALYCGKLAASVGPSDRSQRVLPTGVEAILDVEGLGGPMAGIVAALRFARGIPVLALACDMPFLDASHLFQLVNRRDPEALATAFVACDGMPDPMCAIYEPRCLPELESLGGAGKSSLRRFLQDRRVERVEVENPQFLASVNDPRELEEARRRLGGLADSQEFSAKKGD; translated from the coding sequence ATGAAGCGAGAGATTTTAGGAGTGGTGATGTGCGGGGGCGCCAGTGCCCGCATGGGTCGCGACAAGGCAAGCTTGGAAGTGAGGCCTGGGGAGGAGCAGCTGGAACGGCAGCTCCGATTGCTCGCTCTCTATTGCGGAAAGTTGGCCGCCAGCGTGGGGCCGTCCGACCGCAGCCAGCGGGTTCTGCCCACGGGCGTGGAAGCGATACTAGACGTCGAGGGCTTGGGCGGCCCGATGGCTGGAATCGTCGCGGCGCTTCGTTTTGCGAGGGGGATTCCTGTGTTGGCCTTGGCTTGCGACATGCCTTTCTTGGATGCGAGCCATCTGTTTCAGCTGGTCAATCGGCGAGATCCGGAGGCCTTGGCGACGGCGTTCGTCGCTTGCGACGGCATGCCAGATCCGATGTGTGCCATTTACGAGCCGCGGTGCTTACCGGAATTGGAATCTTTGGGCGGAGCGGGCAAGTCGAGCTTGCGTCGTTTTCTGCAGGATCGGCGAGTCGAACGGGTGGAGGTCGAAAATCCGCAGTTTCTGGCCAGCGTAAACGACCCTCGGGAGCTGGAGGAAGCGCGTCGTCGTCTGGGAGGCTTGGCGGATTCGCAGGAATTTTCGGCCAAAAAGGGAGATTAG
- the fliD gene encoding flagellar filament capping protein FliD, with product MENFNVAGLASGFDWNSMVDQLMAIERIPQQRLRAEKGENDDKVDALKTLKTKLDKLKSSTVDLKSSSLYNSKSAGASDETLNISAKAGTNASKGNFEITVSQLATATRRIGTADVVSQMGDENTLISALRTSTEITEGTFSVNGQEVTIAETDSLQDVFDAISIATAGVVTGTYDSVTDTISLESASGQLELGGEEDSSNFLKAMKLHQLEVVDGGSGTATVTSRSALGVVDVDDTVANSGIGGPITGSGTFHINGVAIAFDADNESISAILARVNESEAGVTMSFDSAADQFRIINNETGAYAMNVSDSGNGFLAALGLTGSADVGKDLEFSMDGGATKKSRSNTITTESHGLTGVTITASETGTQTITIDSDTEELKKKVNSFISAFNDVQDYIQEKTKITVDGDEVEAAILAGNRELSSLDSKLRTFAFGQVDELTSGTLFRLEHMGIDFITGTSKLEIKDSSKLDEALVNDLDTLEQFFVGAENNFSGRLDSFLENFLKSDGVMDTIQSSYTERNSDIDEQIKEMERRLEFKRDTLESSFIAMEAAQSKTQNQASALAGLSLP from the coding sequence ATGGAAAATTTCAATGTAGCAGGCTTGGCCAGTGGCTTTGACTGGAATTCGATGGTAGACCAGCTGATGGCTATCGAGCGGATTCCGCAACAGCGTCTGCGTGCAGAGAAAGGGGAGAACGACGACAAGGTCGACGCTCTCAAAACGCTCAAGACGAAGCTGGACAAGCTGAAGTCGAGCACTGTCGACCTGAAAAGTTCCAGCTTGTACAACAGCAAGTCTGCAGGCGCGTCGGACGAGACCTTGAATATTTCTGCGAAGGCAGGGACTAATGCCTCCAAAGGAAACTTCGAAATAACGGTCAGCCAGCTCGCCACCGCGACCCGTCGTATCGGCACTGCGGACGTGGTGTCTCAGATGGGTGACGAGAATACCCTCATTTCGGCCCTTCGCACTTCGACCGAGATCACGGAGGGCACTTTTTCGGTCAATGGACAGGAAGTGACCATTGCCGAGACGGATTCGCTGCAGGATGTTTTCGACGCGATTTCGATCGCCACCGCAGGGGTGGTAACGGGGACCTACGATAGCGTTACCGACACTATTTCCCTGGAAAGCGCCTCCGGGCAGTTGGAGCTCGGAGGGGAGGAGGACTCCAGCAATTTTCTCAAGGCCATGAAGCTGCACCAGCTTGAGGTGGTGGATGGCGGAAGCGGCACAGCGACCGTCACCAGTCGCAGCGCATTGGGCGTCGTGGATGTGGATGACACCGTTGCAAACAGTGGCATCGGCGGACCGATTACTGGTTCTGGCACCTTTCACATCAACGGGGTCGCCATCGCTTTCGATGCGGACAACGAGAGCATTTCTGCCATCTTGGCGCGTGTAAATGAATCGGAAGCGGGGGTCACCATGTCTTTCGACTCGGCGGCTGACCAGTTCCGCATCATCAACAACGAGACTGGCGCGTACGCCATGAACGTCTCCGATAGCGGAAATGGATTTCTCGCTGCCCTAGGGCTTACCGGTTCGGCCGATGTCGGCAAGGACCTAGAGTTTTCGATGGATGGCGGCGCGACGAAAAAGAGCCGTAGCAACACCATCACCACCGAGTCGCATGGCTTGACAGGGGTGACGATCACCGCTTCGGAAACCGGCACCCAGACGATCACGATCGACAGTGATACCGAAGAGCTGAAGAAGAAGGTCAATTCGTTCATCTCCGCCTTCAACGATGTGCAGGACTACATCCAGGAGAAGACGAAGATAACGGTGGACGGGGACGAAGTGGAAGCTGCGATCCTCGCCGGAAACCGGGAGCTGAGCTCCCTCGACTCCAAGCTGCGCACCTTTGCCTTTGGCCAGGTTGACGAGTTGACGAGCGGTACCTTGTTCCGCCTCGAGCACATGGGGATCGATTTCATCACCGGCACCTCGAAATTGGAAATCAAGGATTCGTCGAAGCTCGACGAGGCCTTGGTCAACGATCTCGACACGCTCGAGCAATTCTTTGTGGGAGCGGAAAACAATTTTTCAGGACGTCTCGACTCTTTTCTCGAGAACTTCCTCAAATCTGACGGGGTCATGGACACGATCCAGTCATCTTACACCGAACGTAACTCCGATATCGATGAGCAGATCAAGGAGATGGAGCGACGTTTGGAATTCAAACGAGACACTCTAGAGAGTAGTTTCATTGCCATGGAAGCGGCACAGTCTAAAACACAGAACCAGGCATCGGCCCTTGCCGGACTCAGTCTCCCCTAG